The Flavobacterium psychrophilum genome includes a region encoding these proteins:
- a CDS encoding cell division protein FtsX, whose translation MAPSFEKFQKRRLISSYFSVILCIFIVLTLLGALGLFVINTEKISSHVKENIPMTVYFKREATDSVKQAFGTQLTNSAYIKDSKYVSKEDAAKNNPDIVGDHETLLDYNPLLDSYDIRIKGEYVSPKKIKEIEVELRSNPFVGDVSYDSALVELANENIKKITYWILIISGVLVFVSMLLINSSLRLSIYNHRFTIKTMQMVGATKSFIRRPFVWRGIKLGIIGSALAMAALVWLVYYLDGAFPVLNIWEDWMPTAIVLSGVLVFGILISIISTFFATQRFLNLRTDDLY comes from the coding sequence ATGGCTCCATCTTTTGAAAAGTTCCAGAAAAGAAGGCTTATTTCTTCTTATTTTTCTGTTATCCTTTGCATCTTTATTGTGCTTACCCTATTGGGCGCACTGGGGCTGTTTGTAATCAACACCGAAAAAATATCCAGCCATGTTAAGGAAAACATTCCTATGACGGTATATTTTAAAAGGGAAGCTACAGACAGCGTTAAGCAAGCATTTGGCACTCAGCTTACCAACTCAGCGTACATCAAGGACAGTAAATATGTTTCTAAAGAAGATGCCGCTAAAAACAACCCCGACATTGTAGGCGACCACGAAACCCTGCTGGACTACAACCCTCTTTTAGATTCTTACGATATTCGTATTAAAGGCGAATATGTATCGCCAAAAAAAATAAAGGAAATTGAGGTTGAACTACGCTCTAACCCTTTTGTGGGCGATGTTAGCTACGACAGCGCGCTGGTTGAACTTGCCAACGAGAACATAAAAAAAATCACGTACTGGATACTTATCATAAGCGGTGTACTTGTATTTGTATCTATGCTTTTAATAAATAGTTCGCTTAGGCTGTCTATTTACAACCACCGTTTTACCATCAAAACCATGCAGATGGTTGGTGCTACCAAATCATTTATACGCAGGCCGTTTGTATGGAGAGGCATTAAGCTGGGTATTATTGGTTCGGCACTTGCTATGGCTGCCCTTGTATGGCTGGTATATTACCTGGACGGTGCTTTCCCTGTACTAAACATCTGGGAAGACTGGATGCCAACTGCTATTGTGCTTTCGGGCGTACTGGTTTTCGGTATCCTTATAAGCATTATAAGTACCTTCTTTGCTACACAGCGTTTCCTTAACTTAAGGACAGACGATCTTTACTAG
- a CDS encoding UDP-diphosphatase has product MDFIQSIFLAIIEGLTEYLPISSTAHMIFASSYYGIQEDDFVKLFQVSIQFGAILAVVALYWRKFLDFSKFSFYVKLACAVVPALLLGYLFDDLIDDALGNPIPIAIVLIVGGFVLLFIDRFFKNPEVYTEEQITLKKAITIGFWQCLAMMPGTSRAAASIIGGMQQKLTRENAAEFSFFLAVPTMAAVTVYSVFVKTYHQTGLKGYELLMQSNDNIKMFLVGNVIAFVVAIVAIKGFIGVIKKYGFKPWGYYRIVVGALLLAYFSINK; this is encoded by the coding sequence ATGGATTTTATCCAAAGCATTTTCCTTGCCATTATAGAAGGGCTAACCGAGTATTTGCCTATATCGTCTACCGCACACATGATCTTCGCCAGTTCTTATTACGGCATTCAGGAAGACGATTTTGTAAAACTATTCCAGGTATCTATACAATTTGGTGCCATACTTGCAGTAGTCGCTTTGTACTGGAGAAAATTCTTAGATTTCAGTAAATTCAGCTTTTATGTAAAACTAGCCTGCGCAGTAGTTCCCGCACTTTTATTGGGCTATTTATTTGATGATTTAATAGACGATGCATTAGGAAATCCTATTCCGATTGCTATTGTACTGATAGTCGGAGGATTCGTTTTATTATTCATTGACAGGTTCTTTAAAAACCCCGAAGTATATACCGAAGAACAGATAACCCTTAAAAAAGCGATAACTATCGGCTTTTGGCAATGCCTTGCCATGATGCCTGGTACCAGCCGTGCAGCAGCCTCTATTATTGGTGGTATGCAGCAAAAGCTTACCCGCGAAAATGCTGCCGAGTTCTCTTTCTTCCTTGCTGTACCTACTATGGCTGCGGTTACGGTATATTCGGTTTTTGTAAAGACCTACCACCAAACCGGACTTAAAGGCTACGAATTACTTATGCAGAGCAACGATAATATTAAGATGTTCCTAGTGGGCAACGTTATTGCTTTTGTAGTAGCTATTGTTGCCATTAAAGGCTTTATAGGTGTTATTAAAAAATACGGTTTTAAGCCGTGGGGATATTACAGAATAGTAGTTGGCGCACTGCTATTGGCTTATTTTTCAATCAACAAATAA
- a CDS encoding pseudouridine synthase yields MLTAPEDFQEGKVLLIDKPLHWSSFQAVNKVKWALKKHLGLKKIKVGHAGTLDPLATGLLIVCTGKFTKRIMELQGMPKEYTGTFMLGGTTPSYDLETEVNITYPTEHITETLVHDTVNQFMGEIDQQPPVFSAIKKDGKRLYEHARAGEEVEIAFRKTTIYEFEITRIALPEVDFRVVCSKGTYIRSLANDFGKALNSGAHLTVLRRTKIGEFSVEGAISPQDFEDEVTPTA; encoded by the coding sequence ATTTTGACGGCACCCGAAGATTTCCAGGAAGGAAAAGTTTTACTGATAGACAAGCCATTGCACTGGAGTTCTTTTCAGGCAGTGAATAAAGTAAAATGGGCTCTTAAGAAACATCTGGGGCTTAAAAAAATAAAAGTAGGCCACGCCGGAACATTAGATCCCCTGGCAACCGGACTATTGATTGTCTGCACCGGAAAATTTACCAAACGCATTATGGAACTTCAGGGCATGCCCAAAGAGTATACAGGTACTTTTATGCTGGGCGGCACTACCCCATCATACGACCTGGAGACCGAAGTAAATATTACTTACCCTACCGAACATATTACCGAAACACTGGTGCACGACACCGTAAATCAGTTTATGGGCGAAATAGACCAGCAGCCACCTGTATTTTCGGCTATTAAAAAAGATGGCAAAAGGCTGTACGAACACGCCCGCGCCGGAGAAGAAGTTGAAATTGCTTTCCGCAAAACTACCATATACGAATTTGAAATTACCCGCATTGCCCTACCCGAAGTTGACTTTAGGGTGGTATGCAGCAAAGGTACTTATATACGATCGCTGGCAAACGATTTTGGTAAAGCATTAAATTCGGGCGCACACCTTACCGTATTACGCCGTACCAAAATTGGCGAATTTTCTGTTGAAGGTGCTATATCTCCACAAGACTTTGAAGATGAAGTTACGCCAACTGCATAA
- a CDS encoding thioredoxin — protein MNVTTSLIENSLKNSFSYNQYRSHITDLLEKGLSTGNTQSEDLHHYTTLNEVRMNRLDKTIIVPDEVKHKLGKLKKEHILLVISEGWCGDAAQIVPVINKIAEETSALELKIVLRDENDELMNDYLTNGARSIPKLVLVEKESLTARGSWGPRPHDAAKLITDFKAAHGVINEEAKTALQKWYLHDKGHSTMEEITLLLENSENM, from the coding sequence ATGAATGTGACGACATCTTTAATTGAAAACAGCTTAAAAAACAGCTTTTCATACAATCAGTACAGGAGCCATATAACAGACCTTCTTGAAAAAGGACTGTCTACAGGCAACACACAAAGCGAAGACCTGCACCATTATACAACCCTTAACGAGGTACGTATGAACCGTCTTGATAAGACGATCATAGTACCCGATGAAGTAAAACATAAACTGGGTAAGCTTAAAAAGGAGCATATATTGTTAGTAATCTCTGAAGGATGGTGTGGCGATGCTGCACAGATTGTTCCGGTTATTAATAAAATAGCCGAAGAAACAAGTGCCTTAGAGCTTAAGATCGTACTTCGTGATGAGAACGACGAACTAATGAACGATTACCTTACCAACGGTGCACGTTCTATCCCAAAATTAGTATTAGTAGAAAAAGAATCGCTTACTGCCCGCGGTAGCTGGGGGCCGCGCCCTCACGATGCTGCTAAGCTGATAACCGACTTTAAAGCGGCTCATGGTGTTATTAACGAAGAGGCTAAAACCGCACTTCAAAAATGGTACCTTCACGATAAGGGACACAGCACTATGGAAGAAATAACATTGCTATTGGAGAACTCTGAGAATATGTAA
- a CDS encoding patatin, with protein MKIDGGTIGLVLSGGGSKGIAHAGVLKYFDEIGLQPSHIAGTSSGAIVSSLYAWGKQPEEILEFFKSIYFFHWKHFTFRKAGFIDSEAFRDYFSSVFKDATLGDMPYKMHLTATDLVSGKLKIFGAETKVADAVLASSAFPGIISPYEIDGRLYSDGGIINHFPTDILQGRCDNLIGIYVSPIQKIDAGDLRTIRSVTTRAYDLLSANTNMQKFTLCDWVIAPDELALYSTFETNKNKMDEIFQIGYEAAKKSYEELIPVEHHP; from the coding sequence ATGAAAATTGACGGTGGTACTATAGGCCTTGTACTTTCGGGCGGGGGCTCTAAAGGCATAGCACATGCAGGTGTTTTAAAATATTTTGATGAGATTGGCTTACAGCCTTCGCACATTGCAGGAACCAGTTCGGGTGCCATTGTGTCGTCATTATACGCTTGGGGAAAACAACCCGAGGAAATACTTGAATTTTTTAAATCGATATATTTTTTCCACTGGAAGCACTTTACCTTCCGTAAGGCCGGGTTTATAGATTCTGAAGCCTTCCGCGATTATTTTTCATCGGTATTTAAAGATGCTACCCTCGGCGATATGCCGTACAAGATGCACCTTACTGCGACCGATCTGGTATCGGGCAAGCTGAAAATTTTTGGCGCAGAAACCAAAGTAGCCGATGCCGTACTGGCTTCGTCGGCATTTCCGGGGATTATCTCTCCGTATGAAATTGACGGAAGGCTGTACAGCGATGGCGGAATTATCAACCACTTTCCTACCGATATACTACAGGGGCGCTGCGATAACCTGATTGGAATTTATGTGAGTCCGATCCAGAAAATCGACGCGGGCGACCTGCGTACTATACGTTCGGTAACCACACGTGCGTACGATTTACTTTCTGCTAATACTAACATGCAGAAGTTTACGCTGTGTGACTGGGTTATTGCGCCCGATGAACTGGCTTTATACAGTACTTTCGAGACAAATAAGAACAAAATGGATGAGATATTCCAGATTGGATATGAGGCGGCTAAAAAATCGTACGAGGAACTTATCCCTGTAGAACACCATCCCTGA
- the pyrH gene encoding uridylate kinase (Catalyzes the phosphorylation of UMP to UDP) produces the protein MKYKRILLKLSGEALMGDRQYGIDPKRLAEYAAEIKQIHDKGVEIAIVIGGGNIFRGVAGASNGMDRVQGDYMGMLATVINGMALQGALEDAGMPTRLQTALKIEAIAEPYIKRRAVRHLEKRRIVIFGAGTGNPYFTTDTAAVLRGVEVHADVILKGTRVDGIYTADPEKDPTAVKYDTLTFNDVLQKGLNVMDTTAFTLSQENELPIIVFDMNKEGNLVRICEGELIGTTVNV, from the coding sequence ATGAAATACAAAAGAATCCTGTTAAAGCTGAGTGGCGAAGCTCTTATGGGCGACAGGCAATATGGCATTGATCCTAAAAGACTTGCCGAATATGCAGCGGAAATCAAGCAAATACACGATAAAGGTGTAGAAATAGCTATTGTTATTGGCGGAGGCAACATTTTTAGGGGTGTAGCAGGAGCCAGCAATGGTATGGACAGGGTTCAGGGAGATTATATGGGAATGCTTGCTACCGTTATTAACGGTATGGCTTTACAAGGCGCCCTGGAAGATGCCGGTATGCCAACACGACTGCAAACTGCTCTTAAAATTGAGGCTATTGCCGAACCATACATTAAAAGAAGGGCTGTACGCCATCTTGAGAAAAGAAGGATAGTAATATTTGGTGCCGGTACAGGTAACCCCTATTTTACTACCGATACAGCTGCCGTACTTAGGGGTGTAGAAGTACATGCCGATGTTATTCTTAAAGGTACACGTGTAGATGGTATTTATACTGCCGATCCGGAGAAAGACCCTACGGCTGTAAAATACGACACGCTTACTTTTAACGATGTACTGCAAAAAGGCCTTAATGTGATGGATACTACTGCCTTTACACTAAGCCAGGAAAACGAACTGCCAATTATTGTTTTTGATATGAACAAAGAAGGCAACCTGGTAAGAATTTGCGAAGGCGAACTTATAGGAACCACTGTAAACGTTTAA
- a CDS encoding ribosome-recycling factor, with product MEEIDFILDSAKESMDGSIAHLEKEFLNIRAGKATPAMLGGVFVDYYGSATPLSQVANINVPDARTITIQPWEKSMLQPIEKAIMIANLGFNPMNNGDNIIISVPALTEERRRDLAKQAKAEAEDAKIGVRNVRKDANTDIKKLEKDGVSEDACKGAEESVQELTNSYIKKIDELLVVKEAEIMKV from the coding sequence ATGGAAGAAATTGATTTCATTTTAGATAGTGCAAAAGAATCAATGGACGGGTCTATTGCCCACCTTGAAAAAGAATTTCTTAATATCCGTGCCGGAAAGGCAACACCTGCTATGCTTGGCGGTGTATTTGTAGACTACTACGGTTCTGCAACACCACTTTCTCAGGTTGCAAACATCAACGTTCCCGATGCAAGGACAATTACCATCCAGCCGTGGGAAAAAAGCATGCTGCAGCCAATTGAAAAAGCGATCATGATCGCTAATCTTGGTTTTAACCCAATGAACAATGGTGATAATATAATCATCAGTGTACCTGCCCTTACAGAAGAGCGTAGGAGAGATTTGGCAAAACAGGCAAAAGCCGAAGCTGAAGACGCTAAGATTGGCGTACGAAATGTTCGTAAAGATGCTAACACAGATATCAAAAAGCTGGAAAAAGACGGTGTATCTGAAGATGCCTGCAAAGGTGCTGAAGAAAGCGTTCAGGAACTGACAAATAGCTACATCAAGAAAATTGACGAACTGCTAGTTGTTAAGGAAGCTGAGATAATGAAAGTATAA
- a CDS encoding cation transporter — MNWILLIIAGFFEVGFASCLGKAKETSGAESNYWMGGFLACLTISMVLLYKATQTLPIGTAYAVWTGVGAVGTVLVGIFVFKEPADFWRLFFVTTLIASIIGLKFVSH; from the coding sequence ATGAACTGGATATTGCTTATTATCGCCGGGTTTTTCGAGGTTGGATTTGCTTCATGCCTTGGCAAAGCCAAAGAAACTTCGGGGGCGGAATCTAACTACTGGATGGGTGGTTTTCTCGCCTGCTTGACTATCAGTATGGTGTTATTGTATAAGGCTACGCAAACACTGCCTATTGGTACTGCTTATGCGGTATGGACAGGCGTTGGTGCCGTTGGTACGGTGCTGGTAGGTATTTTCGTGTTTAAAGAACCCGCAGATTTCTGGAGACTGTTTTTTGTTACTACGCTTATTGCTTCGATAATTGGGCTAAAGTTTGTGTCGCATTAA
- a CDS encoding asparaginyl-tRNA synthetase produces the protein MKHTKVKDLLNSAKPVDDVLVKGWVRTFRNNQFIALNDGSTINNIQCVVDFENTPAETLKRITTGAAVAVKGNLTESQGAGQKYEVQVKSLEILGDSDPEKFPMQPKKHSLEFLRENAHLRVRTNVFGAVMRVRSVLSFAIHQYFQEKGFVYVNTPIITGSDAEGAGEMFQVTSFPLNNAPLNEEGQIDYKQDFFGKETNLTVSGQLEGETFAMALGQIYTFGPTFRAENSNTSRHLAEFWMVEPEVAFNNLDDNMDLAEDFIQYVIKYAMDKCKDDLAFLNQRLTDEEKTKPMAERSEMGLLEKLQFVLENNFKRVSYTEAIDILKNSKPNKNKKFNYIIEEWGADLQSEHERFLVEKHFKCPVILYDYPANIKAFYMRLNEDKKTVRAMDILFPGIGEIVGGSEREERLDVLLEKIAELGIDEKELWWYLDTRRFGTATHAGFGLGFERLVLFVTGMTNIRDVIPFPRTPQNAEF, from the coding sequence ATGAAGCACACAAAAGTTAAAGACCTGCTAAACAGCGCGAAGCCTGTTGATGATGTATTAGTTAAAGGATGGGTAAGAACTTTTAGGAATAATCAGTTTATAGCCCTTAACGACGGTTCTACTATAAATAATATTCAGTGTGTTGTTGATTTTGAAAATACGCCTGCCGAAACACTAAAACGCATTACAACCGGTGCTGCTGTAGCTGTAAAGGGTAACCTTACAGAAAGCCAGGGCGCAGGACAAAAATATGAAGTTCAGGTTAAAAGCCTTGAAATATTGGGAGACAGCGATCCGGAGAAATTCCCGATGCAACCTAAAAAACACTCACTGGAATTTTTACGTGAAAACGCTCACTTACGTGTACGTACCAACGTATTTGGTGCAGTAATGAGGGTGCGTTCAGTACTCTCATTTGCTATTCACCAGTACTTTCAGGAAAAAGGATTTGTATATGTAAACACGCCTATTATTACCGGAAGCGATGCTGAAGGCGCAGGAGAAATGTTCCAGGTAACATCTTTCCCTTTGAACAACGCTCCGTTGAATGAAGAAGGTCAGATTGATTACAAACAGGATTTCTTCGGTAAAGAAACTAACCTTACCGTATCGGGTCAGCTTGAGGGCGAAACTTTTGCAATGGCATTGGGTCAGATCTATACATTCGGACCAACATTCCGTGCAGAGAACTCTAACACATCGCGCCACCTTGCAGAATTCTGGATGGTAGAGCCGGAAGTTGCCTTCAATAACCTTGACGACAACATGGATCTTGCGGAGGACTTTATCCAGTATGTTATTAAATATGCGATGGATAAATGTAAAGACGATCTTGCTTTCCTTAACCAGCGCTTAACAGACGAGGAGAAAACAAAACCGATGGCAGAACGCAGCGAAATGGGCTTATTAGAGAAACTTCAGTTTGTACTGGAGAACAACTTTAAGCGTGTAAGCTATACAGAGGCTATCGACATCCTTAAAAACTCTAAACCGAATAAGAACAAGAAATTCAACTATATTATTGAAGAATGGGGTGCCGACCTACAGAGTGAGCACGAGCGTTTCTTAGTAGAGAAACACTTTAAGTGTCCGGTAATTCTTTACGATTACCCGGCAAACATTAAAGCATTCTACATGAGGCTTAACGAAGACAAGAAAACAGTACGCGCCATGGATATTTTATTCCCGGGTATTGGTGAAATTGTTGGAGGATCTGAAAGGGAAGAACGCCTTGACGTACTTCTTGAAAAAATCGCTGAGTTAGGTATCGACGAAAAAGAATTATGGTGGTACCTTGATACCCGTCGTTTTGGTACGGCAACGCACGCAGGTTTCGGACTTGGGTTTGAGCGCCTTGTACTTTTCGTAACAGGTATGACAAACATCCGTGACGTAATTCCTTTCCCAAGGACACCACAAAATGCAGAATTTTAA
- a CDS encoding RNA polymerase subunit sigma-54, producing the protein MLKQNLQLKLSQKLSPQQIQLMKLIQLPTQAFEQRLKEEMVENPALESGVEDEYEKDEYDTTEDFDDYDDYDNERIDADEINIDEYLSDDEIPGYKTQANNYSDDDEDRTMPFAAPVSFHQSLIDQLNTFILSDGEREIAEFLVGSIDDMGYIRRSIPDIVDDMAFTQGIYTDEKTVDRILHIIHELEPSGVGARDLQECLLLQLKHKTPTAAVDLAINILEQQFDAFTKKHYDKLLQKYDISQDQLRAAIDEIERLNPKPGGAYESSSKAVEHVVPDFAIRIVDGELELTLNGRNAPELHVSKDYQEMLQTYKDSREKNNAQKDAVQFIKQKLDSAKWFIDAIRQRQETLFVTMNAIMHYQEEYFLDGEEAKLKPMILKDIADMVGLDISTVSRVANSKYVETPYGTKLIKEFFSEAMKNDQGEDVSTIEIKKILETVIQEEDKRKPLPDDKLADILKEKGYPIARRTIAKYREQLDIPVARMRKKI; encoded by the coding sequence ATGCTTAAGCAGAACTTACAATTAAAATTATCCCAGAAATTATCGCCTCAGCAAATTCAGCTGATGAAGCTGATACAACTTCCTACGCAGGCTTTTGAACAGCGCCTGAAAGAAGAAATGGTTGAAAACCCTGCTCTTGAATCTGGCGTTGAGGACGAGTATGAAAAGGACGAATACGATACTACAGAGGATTTTGACGACTATGATGACTATGATAACGAAAGGATAGATGCCGACGAGATTAACATAGACGAATACCTTAGCGACGACGAAATTCCGGGTTATAAGACTCAAGCTAATAATTATAGTGACGATGATGAAGACCGCACTATGCCTTTTGCCGCGCCTGTTAGCTTTCACCAGAGCCTTATTGACCAGCTGAACACTTTTATACTTTCTGACGGAGAACGCGAGATCGCGGAATTCTTAGTAGGAAGCATAGACGATATGGGCTACATCCGCCGAAGCATCCCGGATATTGTAGATGATATGGCGTTTACTCAGGGTATTTACACCGACGAGAAAACGGTAGACCGTATTCTGCACATTATCCATGAGTTGGAACCATCGGGTGTGGGCGCACGCGACCTGCAGGAATGCCTGCTGCTTCAGCTAAAGCATAAAACCCCTACCGCAGCGGTAGACCTTGCTATTAATATACTCGAACAGCAGTTTGATGCCTTTACCAAAAAGCATTATGACAAGCTGTTGCAAAAATATGATATCTCACAGGATCAGCTTCGTGCCGCGATTGACGAGATTGAACGACTGAACCCTAAACCGGGAGGTGCTTACGAAAGCAGTTCTAAAGCGGTAGAACATGTTGTGCCCGACTTTGCCATACGCATTGTTGACGGCGAACTTGAACTTACCCTTAACGGAAGGAATGCACCCGAACTGCATGTGTCTAAAGATTATCAGGAAATGCTGCAAACCTACAAGGACAGCCGTGAAAAGAACAACGCACAGAAAGATGCGGTGCAGTTCATCAAACAAAAACTGGATTCTGCCAAATGGTTTATCGATGCGATACGCCAACGCCAGGAAACCCTTTTTGTAACTATGAATGCTATTATGCACTATCAGGAAGAGTATTTTCTTGATGGTGAAGAAGCCAAACTGAAACCGATGATCTTAAAGGATATCGCAGATATGGTTGGCCTTGATATCTCTACCGTTTCGCGTGTAGCGAACAGCAAGTATGTAGAAACGCCATACGGGACGAAACTGATAAAGGAATTCTTCTCTGAAGCGATGAAAAACGACCAGGGAGAGGATGTTTCTACTATTGAGATCAAGAAAATACTGGAAACAGTTATACAGGAAGAAGACAAACGCAAACCCCTGCCCGATGATAAACTGGCAGATATACTTAAAGAAAAAGGTTACCCTATTGCACGCCGTACTATTGCCAAATACCGCGAACAGCTAGATATTCCCGTTGCAAGGATGAGGAAGAAAATATAA
- a CDS encoding endoribonuclease L-PSP, which yields MEKREFSPWQWQDQRSYVQAVEVKNVQGTLYCAGQAAVHADGTSSTAPMKDQIIEALQNLELVISTAGYENKNIVRLNIYTTSEEELFAHFDIFQAWVAKHGVKQASTVFQVKSLFETLKVEFEATVVK from the coding sequence ATGGAAAAGAGAGAATTTAGCCCATGGCAATGGCAGGATCAGCGTAGTTATGTTCAGGCTGTTGAAGTAAAGAATGTTCAGGGAACATTATATTGCGCAGGCCAGGCTGCGGTTCATGCCGATGGCACGTCGAGTACTGCCCCAATGAAAGATCAGATAATTGAAGCACTTCAGAATTTAGAACTGGTAATTAGTACTGCAGGATACGAGAATAAAAATATCGTAAGGCTTAATATATACACAACTTCGGAGGAGGAGCTTTTCGCTCATTTCGATATCTTCCAGGCATGGGTAGCCAAACATGGCGTGAAACAGGCGAGTACGGTATTTCAGGTGAAAAGCCTTTTCGAAACACTTAAAGTAGAATTTGAAGCTACTGTGGTAAAATAA
- a CDS encoding Crp/Fnr family transcriptional regulator, which translates to MDAVLRAHIEKIVPLTDAEFDFVRAHFSTKKYKKHQFLIQEGEPVNYSYFVVSGLLKLVHTDASGKQHIVSFAMEDWWESDFQAFHNRTNATMSLDCLEDTEVFCLSLENYQKLCAGLHKMEHFFLAKANGGHIGSQQRILSLITSTAKDRYDQLLQRYPSLFQRVSKTLIASYLGVSRETLSRLSN; encoded by the coding sequence ATGGATGCTGTATTGCGTGCACATATAGAAAAGATAGTACCGCTTACCGATGCGGAATTTGACTTTGTACGTGCACATTTTTCGACCAAAAAATATAAAAAGCACCAGTTCCTTATACAGGAAGGCGAGCCTGTAAATTACTCTTATTTTGTAGTTTCGGGGCTTTTAAAACTGGTACATACCGATGCTTCTGGCAAACAGCACATAGTTTCTTTCGCGATGGAAGACTGGTGGGAAAGCGATTTTCAGGCTTTTCATAACCGTACCAATGCTACTATGTCGCTCGACTGCCTTGAAGATACCGAGGTGTTTTGCCTATCGTTAGAAAACTATCAAAAGCTTTGCGCAGGCCTGCATAAAATGGAACATTTTTTTCTGGCAAAAGCCAATGGCGGGCATATTGGTTCGCAACAGCGAATACTTTCTCTTATAACCAGCACCGCAAAAGACCGCTACGACCAACTACTGCAACGTTATCCTTCTTTATTTCAAAGGGTATCTAAAACCCTTATTGCTTCTTACCTGGGCGTTTCGCGCGAAACACTCAGTCGCCTTTCCAATTAA
- a CDS encoding short-chain dehydrogenase produces MKTTANTILITGGSAGIGLEMARQFVALGNQVIITGRDEQRLNKAAAELGNVTAIPFDVSNADSVNSLVDRITNEFPDLNVLINNAGSAAVHNLGKGSGAYEIAADEIATNYLSVIRLTEKLLSLLSAQKESAVVTVSSIVAFAPTQHLPTYSGSKAALHSYTQSLRLALRDTSVKVFELMPPLVNTQFSAEIGGEKGIAPSVLTEDLIDAMKNDRFEIRTGQTEDVYRLSLADPAHAVLVMNGLD; encoded by the coding sequence ATGAAAACAACAGCAAATACAATATTAATAACCGGCGGTAGCGCAGGTATAGGTTTGGAAATGGCACGCCAGTTTGTGGCATTAGGCAACCAAGTAATAATTACGGGAAGGGACGAACAGCGACTTAATAAAGCTGCTGCCGAATTAGGCAACGTAACCGCTATTCCTTTTGATGTTAGCAATGCCGACAGTGTTAACAGTCTTGTAGACCGGATTACAAATGAATTTCCCGATCTTAATGTGCTTATAAACAATGCGGGTAGCGCAGCTGTGCATAATCTTGGAAAGGGTAGTGGTGCTTACGAAATTGCTGCCGACGAGATTGCAACCAATTACCTTTCGGTGATCCGTCTTACCGAGAAGTTACTATCGCTGCTTAGTGCTCAGAAAGAAAGTGCAGTAGTAACGGTTTCTTCAATTGTGGCTTTTGCACCTACGCAGCATCTTCCAACGTATTCTGGCAGTAAAGCGGCATTGCACTCGTACACCCAATCGCTTCGCCTTGCATTAAGAGATACGTCTGTAAAAGTATTTGAGCTTATGCCACCTTTAGTGAACACACAATTCTCTGCCGAAATTGGAGGCGAAAAAGGCATCGCACCGTCTGTACTGACAGAAGACCTGATTGATGCTATGAAAAACGACAGGTTTGAAATACGCACCGGTCAGACCGAAGACGTTTACAGGCTTAGCCTTGCAGATCCGGCGCATGCCGTATTGGTAATGAATGGACTTGACTAA